Proteins encoded by one window of Streptomyces sp. NBC_01571:
- a CDS encoding Pls/PosA family non-ribosomal peptide synthetase yields MVEQSSEVFIVGPDDAAAARPSSADPTTAETERKLAEVLAGVVSAEHVPVDSHFFDDLGANSLVMAQFCARVRKRPDLPSASMKDIYRYPTIRSLATALAEVVAAPVDASLPVTPSVPAPSPTPVPRPSTSRYVLCGTAQLMIFLGYSFFTGLVAARGYEWIAAGSGLAEVYVRSFVFGGLGFIALCGFPIAAKWILIGRWRPRDFPVWSLTYLRFWLVKVLLHANPMIFFVGNPLYVLYLRALGARIGGGVTILSRSVPVCTDLLTIGSGTVIRKDSFFLCYRAHSGRIETGRVTLGRDVFVGEKTVLDIDTAMGDGAQLGHSSALYRGQVVPDGERRHGSPAEPTRIDHVRVAPAACGTPRRAWFGIAGLLQLFFLYLPLAVGGVYMLFAQVPALGRRLDAATPAITSSDFLVDAVVLSLALFFGFVVLGLVALFTVPRLLSLVIEPDRVYPLYGFHYALHRATTALTNIRFYAWLFGDSSYVVPYLRGLGYDLSEVEQTGSNFGSEVQHETPLLATVGSGTMIADGLSLINADFSSTSFRVSRATIGARNFLGNNIAYPAGGRTGENCLLATKVMVPLDGEVRTGVGLLGSPCFEIPRSVERDSRFDHLRTGGELRRNLAAKNRYNLRTMALFLFLRWLHTLALTAFALASVSLYGVFGHIVIGAYVAITLTFTALYFVLVERCIAWFRLLSPRLCSIYDPYFWWHERLWKVPDHYLNIFNGTPFKNVIWRLLGVRIGRRVFDDGCYLTERTLAAIGDDCTLSAGSKIQCHSQEDGTFKSDRTTLGAGCTLGVGAHVHYGVTMGDGAVLAPDSFLMKGEEVPSSAHWGGNPAVETATAPAPPEGVGAAAAAGTYSAGGNTSRAS; encoded by the coding sequence ATGGTGGAGCAGTCCTCCGAGGTCTTCATAGTCGGACCGGACGACGCAGCCGCCGCCAGGCCGAGCAGTGCCGACCCGACGACGGCGGAGACCGAGAGGAAACTCGCGGAAGTACTGGCAGGCGTCGTGTCCGCGGAACACGTTCCGGTCGACAGCCACTTCTTCGACGACCTCGGCGCCAACTCGCTGGTCATGGCCCAGTTCTGCGCACGGGTCAGGAAGCGGCCGGATCTGCCGTCCGCGTCGATGAAGGACATCTACCGGTACCCCACGATCCGGAGCCTGGCGACGGCTCTCGCGGAGGTCGTCGCCGCCCCGGTCGACGCGTCGCTTCCCGTGACGCCGTCCGTACCGGCACCGTCGCCGACCCCCGTGCCGCGGCCGAGCACGTCACGCTACGTCCTGTGCGGAACCGCCCAGTTGATGATTTTCCTCGGGTACTCCTTCTTCACCGGCCTGGTCGCCGCCCGCGGCTACGAATGGATCGCCGCCGGATCGGGCCTGGCCGAGGTCTACGTGCGGTCGTTCGTGTTCGGCGGCCTCGGATTCATCGCACTGTGCGGATTCCCGATCGCCGCCAAGTGGATTCTCATCGGCCGCTGGAGACCCCGTGATTTCCCCGTCTGGAGTCTGACCTATCTGCGTTTCTGGCTCGTTAAAGTACTGCTCCACGCCAATCCGATGATCTTCTTTGTCGGTAATCCGCTGTACGTGCTGTATCTGCGCGCGCTCGGCGCGCGCATCGGCGGCGGAGTAACGATCCTCTCCCGCTCGGTCCCCGTCTGCACCGACCTGCTCACGATCGGCTCCGGGACGGTGATCCGCAAGGACTCGTTCTTCCTCTGCTACCGGGCGCACTCGGGACGGATCGAGACCGGCCGGGTCACACTCGGCCGGGATGTGTTCGTCGGCGAGAAGACTGTCCTCGACATCGACACGGCGATGGGCGACGGAGCCCAGCTCGGCCACTCGTCCGCCCTGTACCGCGGCCAGGTCGTCCCGGACGGTGAGCGCCGGCACGGCTCCCCGGCGGAACCCACGCGGATCGACCACGTGCGGGTCGCGCCGGCGGCCTGCGGCACCCCGCGCCGGGCCTGGTTCGGGATCGCCGGCCTGCTCCAGCTGTTCTTCCTGTACCTCCCGCTGGCCGTCGGCGGGGTGTACATGCTGTTCGCCCAGGTCCCGGCGCTCGGCAGGCGGCTGGACGCGGCCACGCCCGCGATCACGTCGTCGGACTTCCTCGTCGACGCCGTGGTCCTGTCCCTCGCGCTGTTCTTCGGCTTCGTGGTCCTGGGTCTCGTGGCCCTGTTCACCGTGCCGCGCCTGCTGAGCCTGGTCATCGAACCCGACCGGGTCTATCCGCTGTACGGCTTCCACTACGCGCTGCACCGGGCGACGACGGCCCTGACGAACATCAGGTTCTACGCCTGGCTCTTCGGCGACAGCTCGTACGTCGTCCCCTACCTGCGCGGCCTCGGGTACGACCTGTCGGAGGTCGAGCAGACGGGTTCGAACTTCGGCTCGGAGGTGCAGCACGAGACCCCGCTCCTGGCGACCGTCGGCAGCGGGACGATGATCGCGGACGGCCTCTCGCTCATCAACGCGGACTTCTCGAGCACGTCGTTCCGGGTGTCCCGGGCGACCATCGGGGCGCGCAACTTCCTCGGCAACAACATCGCCTATCCCGCCGGCGGCCGGACGGGGGAGAACTGCCTGCTCGCGACGAAGGTGATGGTTCCCCTGGACGGCGAGGTCCGCACGGGTGTCGGGCTGCTCGGCTCACCGTGCTTCGAGATCCCCCGGTCGGTGGAGCGCGACTCCCGGTTCGACCATCTCCGGACCGGTGGGGAACTGCGCCGCAATCTCGCCGCGAAGAACCGCTACAACCTCCGCACGATGGCGCTCTTCCTGTTCCTGCGCTGGCTGCACACCCTCGCGCTCACGGCGTTCGCTCTCGCCTCCGTCAGCCTGTACGGAGTCTTCGGGCACATCGTGATCGGCGCGTACGTGGCGATCACCCTGACGTTCACCGCCCTGTACTTCGTCCTGGTGGAACGTTGCATCGCCTGGTTCCGGCTGCTGAGCCCGCGGCTGTGCTCCATCTACGACCCGTACTTCTGGTGGCACGAGCGCCTGTGGAAGGTGCCGGACCACTACCTCAACATCTTCAACGGCACCCCCTTCAAGAACGTGATCTGGCGGCTGCTGGGCGTCCGGATCGGCCGCAGGGTCTTCGACGACGGCTGCTATCTGACGGAGCGGACGCTCGCCGCGATCGGGGACGACTGCACGCTCAGCGCCGGAAGCAAGATCCAGTGCCACTCGCAGGAGGACGGGACGTTCAAGTCCGACCGCACCACTCTCGGTGCCGGCTGCACCCTCGGGGTCGGCGCCCACGTGCACTACGGCGTGACGATGGGTGACGGCGCCGTGCTGGCACCCGACTCCTTCCTCATGAAGGGCGAGGAGGTCCCCTCGTCCGCTCACTGGGGAGGAAACCCCGCCGTGGAGACCGCGACCGCCCCGGCGCCCCCCGAAGGAGTCGGCGCGGCAGCGGCGGCGGGAACGTACTCGGCCGGCGGCAACACGTCCCGGGCGAGTTGA
- a CDS encoding VOC family protein encodes MERVLGIGGYFMRAADPAALSAWYRDCLGLDADEHGLWHQGAGPTVFAAFESETDYFGSRAQRTMLNFRVRDLDAMLAQLRAKGADVADGTQDMEGVGRFGWVTDPEGNRVELWQPA; translated from the coding sequence ATGGAACGTGTGCTGGGAATCGGCGGGTACTTCATGCGGGCCGCGGACCCGGCGGCCCTGAGTGCCTGGTATCGCGACTGCCTGGGCCTGGACGCCGACGAGCACGGCCTGTGGCACCAGGGAGCCGGGCCGACGGTGTTCGCGGCGTTCGAGTCCGAGACCGACTACTTCGGGTCCCGCGCCCAGCGGACCATGCTCAACTTCCGGGTCCGCGACCTGGACGCGATGCTCGCGCAGTTGCGGGCGAAGGGAGCGGACGTGGCCGACGGGACGCAGGACATGGAGGGTGTCGGCCGATTCGGCTGGGTCACCGACCCCGAGGGCAATCGGGTCGAGCTGTGGCAGCCCGCCTGA
- a CDS encoding DNA alkylation repair protein, producing MPLAEELLGSAAVAGLAECLDRAGRPRDAEAVRACGKKLDGLALRERSDLVRDVLTAHLPGGYSATQAVVRTALADPGFTGWMIWPVTEAVVTRALEDDDPDSFEAALHLLADLTPRLTAEFAIRRMLRADLERSLRVVQRWTDHPDEHVRRLASEGTRPRLPWAIRVPGLLDSPELTRPVLDALYRDPSEYVRRSVANHVNDISHAVPDLAVEVAAGWSAAPDEHTPRVVRHALRTAVKKGHPGALALMGFEPATEVAVLGPRLGEDRVAVGDEITFAFDVANEGAAPAKLVIDYVIHYQKANGSTAPKVFKLTTRTLEAGERVSISRRHSFRKITTRVFHPGAHALELQVNGEVRGRAEFTLLAAS from the coding sequence GTGCCGCTGGCCGAGGAACTGCTGGGATCGGCGGCGGTGGCCGGTCTCGCCGAGTGTCTCGACAGGGCCGGCCGACCGCGCGACGCGGAGGCCGTACGCGCGTGCGGGAAGAAGCTCGACGGACTGGCCCTGCGGGAACGAAGCGACCTGGTGCGGGATGTCCTGACGGCGCACCTCCCCGGGGGCTACTCCGCGACACAGGCCGTCGTCCGTACGGCGCTCGCAGATCCCGGATTCACCGGATGGATGATCTGGCCGGTGACGGAGGCCGTCGTCACGCGCGCCCTCGAGGACGACGATCCGGACTCCTTCGAGGCGGCACTGCACCTGCTGGCGGACCTGACTCCCCGGCTGACCGCGGAGTTCGCGATCCGGCGGATGCTCAGGGCCGATCTCGAGCGGAGTCTCCGCGTCGTCCAGCGGTGGACCGACCATCCGGACGAGCACGTGAGGCGCCTGGCGAGCGAGGGAACACGGCCCCGGCTGCCGTGGGCGATCCGGGTGCCCGGACTCCTGGACAGCCCCGAACTCACCCGCCCGGTCCTCGACGCGCTCTACCGCGATCCGTCCGAGTACGTGCGGCGTTCCGTGGCCAACCACGTGAACGACATCAGTCACGCCGTCCCGGACCTGGCCGTCGAGGTCGCGGCCGGGTGGAGCGCGGCGCCGGACGAACACACACCTCGAGTCGTACGGCACGCGCTGCGCACGGCCGTGAAGAAGGGGCACCCCGGGGCGCTGGCCCTGATGGGCTTCGAACCGGCGACGGAGGTCGCCGTCCTCGGCCCCCGGCTGGGCGAGGACCGGGTGGCGGTGGGCGACGAGATCACGTTCGCGTTCGACGTCGCCAACGAGGGAGCGGCACCGGCCAAGCTGGTGATCGACTACGTGATCCACTACCAGAAGGCCAACGGCAGCACCGCGCCCAAGGTCTTCAAGCTCACCACCAGAACACTGGAGGCGGGCGAACGCGTCTCCATCAGCCGCCGGCACTCGTTCAGGAAGATCACCACCCGGGTCTTCCATCCGGGTGCGCACGCCCTGGAACTCCAGGTCAACGGTGAAGTCCGGGGCCGTGCGGAGTTCACCCTGCTCGCAGCGTCCTGA
- a CDS encoding helix-turn-helix domain-containing protein — MPARIRLEDRECPLSQTVQHVGEWWTLLILHDAFDGFTRFDQFQENLGISSSMLTSRLKSLVAEGLFERRQYQTHPNRYEYVLTEYGRSLRSVIVALAAWGNSRLDADERAMILVDARTGAEVDPVVVDRTTGRRVDTDEFVFTAGPAASEAMRTRYADTVNGA, encoded by the coding sequence ATGCCGGCCCGTATACGCCTGGAAGACCGCGAGTGCCCGCTGTCCCAGACCGTCCAGCATGTGGGCGAGTGGTGGACGCTGCTGATCCTGCACGACGCGTTCGACGGCTTCACCAGGTTCGATCAGTTCCAGGAGAACCTCGGCATCTCGTCCAGCATGCTGACGAGCAGGCTCAAATCCCTGGTGGCCGAAGGGCTCTTCGAGCGTCGCCAGTACCAGACGCACCCGAACCGCTACGAGTACGTCCTCACGGAGTACGGCCGCTCGCTGCGCTCGGTCATCGTCGCTCTCGCCGCCTGGGGCAATTCCCGGCTCGACGCGGACGAGCGGGCCATGATCCTGGTCGACGCGCGGACGGGCGCCGAGGTCGATCCCGTGGTCGTCGACCGGACGACGGGCCGGCGCGTCGACACGGACGAGTTCGTCTTCACGGCCGGCCCGGCCGCGAGCGAGGCCATGCGGACCCGGTACGCGGACACGGTGAACGGCGCCTGA
- a CDS encoding nuclear transport factor 2 family protein has translation MSPVTLDALPQAVTRYLAAHRLHDTAAQLANFTPDATVTDDGETHNGIDAVERWMNRTAGEYSYTIEPTAVHKTSDREYTVTQRLEGDFPGGVVDLHFRFTLRDGLIERLVIEA, from the coding sequence ATGTCACCCGTCACCCTCGACGCACTCCCCCAGGCCGTCACCCGCTATCTGGCCGCCCACCGTCTGCACGACACCGCGGCACAGCTCGCGAACTTCACCCCGGACGCCACGGTGACCGACGACGGGGAGACCCACAACGGCATCGACGCCGTCGAGCGGTGGATGAACCGCACCGCCGGCGAGTACAGCTACACGATCGAGCCCACGGCGGTCCACAAGACCTCCGACCGGGAGTACACGGTCACCCAGCGGCTCGAAGGCGACTTCCCCGGCGGGGTCGTCGACCTGCACTTCCGGTTCACCCTGCGCGACGGACTCATCGAGCGGCTCGTCATCGAGGCCTGA
- a CDS encoding SDR family NAD(P)-dependent oxidoreductase, which yields MLEEWARPHADRVLVLPLDVTDARQIEDAVTAAEARFGGIDVLVNNAGRGWYGSVEGMADDTVRRTFELNFFAVVAVLRAVLPGMRARRSGWIVNMSSVAGLRGVTGFGYYTASKFALEGLTQVLREEVAPLGIRVLAVEPGAFRTRAYAGFADEPVAETVDAYRPMVESVRDFMITQDGNQPGDPVRAVRAVVEALDEEEPPRHLVLGSDGYDAVVEQLDALLADIRAREAVSRGADFPASG from the coding sequence CTGCTCGAGGAGTGGGCCCGACCCCACGCCGACCGGGTGCTGGTCCTGCCACTGGACGTCACCGACGCCCGGCAGATCGAGGACGCCGTCACAGCGGCGGAGGCACGCTTCGGTGGCATCGACGTCCTGGTCAACAATGCCGGACGGGGCTGGTACGGCTCCGTCGAGGGCATGGCCGACGACACCGTGCGGCGCACCTTCGAACTGAACTTCTTCGCCGTCGTGGCCGTCCTGCGCGCCGTTCTGCCGGGCATGCGCGCCCGGCGCAGCGGATGGATCGTCAACATGTCCTCCGTGGCGGGGCTGAGGGGGGTCACCGGCTTCGGCTACTACACCGCCTCCAAGTTCGCGCTCGAGGGGCTCACCCAGGTGCTGCGCGAGGAAGTGGCGCCGCTGGGCATCCGCGTCCTCGCCGTGGAGCCCGGCGCCTTCCGCACCCGGGCGTACGCCGGCTTCGCGGACGAGCCGGTGGCCGAGACCGTGGACGCCTACCGGCCGATGGTGGAGTCCGTACGGGACTTCATGATCACGCAGGACGGCAACCAGCCCGGTGATCCCGTCCGCGCCGTCCGCGCCGTCGTCGAGGCGCTCGACGAGGAGGAGCCGCCGCGCCACCTCGTCCTGGGCAGCGACGGATACGACGCCGTGGTCGAGCAACTCGACGCACTGCTCGCGGACATCCGCGCACGCGAGGCCGTCTCCCGCGGCGCGGACTTCCCGGCCTCCGGTTGA
- a CDS encoding SpoIIE family protein phosphatase: MNARLALLRTVAPGVTESDIFRLALQHALGELGALGGTIHLRGPMSMLRMVSSAGLPPALTQAWEIVDQEGPLAPARALQRGSGVWVPLPTTTPPPGPAGPGSPATEPAEAVWPGTGLAALPLFGRDRGIGALTVLMGDAGEPSPEQWDFLRAVVTWAEERMIQAPPPSGPSHTELNRDHLREALKEVSVGSWDWDIRTGELIWDAAALELYGTLPADFTGRIENWMRIVHPDDLAPTLAAAERAIRDHGVFEAEYRVRKRDGTWGWTQTRAGATYDENGEPVRMGGLGWNSDESRSARDSLSRALRHMSDGFLAVDDEWRITFANLEAERTLGFSEEELFGRVLWDLPAARQVPGLESQCRKAAAEEKPASFDVRMQDSGRRYQVRLVPGPDGRTLYFTDVTEKRRMEEERLAAELAASTRSARISELTTALAKATTSRDVVDAVAHRVLPPFAATGLLVQAVEDDLLRNVGAVGYPADFLALLDNRPRAPGDPSWDAIASGRPLFLASLQELTEHAPLLAHRADRTDKQAWAFLPLTASGHTFGVCVLSFDRPRRLTHEERTLLATISALVAQALERARLYDAEHIRSRELQRSLLPQALPSLPACTAAARYLPAGQGMDVGGDWYDVIPLSGGQVALVVGDVMGHGLPEAATMGRLRTAVHTLADLELPPDEIMSRLNDIVGGMGEGSYVTCLYALYDSTTQICSIARAGHPPPALVHPDGTVLFPELATDPPLGAAEPPFETVELPVPEGSLLVLYTDGLVESAKRDIDEGMADLAELLRTVRRNGTDTDLDQLCDILTAGLLPAEHQAADDAAVLVARLHALTSDRMASWPLPEDPRAAGQARRHVREQLTRWGLDSLTPTTELLASELVGNVVRHAKGPLRLRLLRSAGLICEVFDGSLTMPRIRRATDTDEGGRGLQLITALSQRWGTRYTPTGKCIWTEQPLLGPDGQKDVPPEALDRMFPSAEGFDADLDTLLLEESDE, translated from the coding sequence ATGAACGCACGGCTGGCTCTGCTGCGTACAGTGGCCCCCGGAGTCACGGAGAGTGACATCTTCCGGTTGGCGCTCCAGCACGCGTTGGGAGAGCTGGGTGCCCTGGGCGGAACGATCCATCTGCGTGGCCCCATGTCCATGCTGCGCATGGTGTCGTCGGCCGGTCTCCCGCCCGCCCTCACCCAGGCCTGGGAGATCGTCGACCAGGAGGGCCCGCTCGCCCCGGCCCGTGCCCTGCAGCGGGGCAGCGGCGTGTGGGTGCCTCTGCCCACCACCACGCCACCCCCCGGTCCGGCCGGGCCCGGCAGCCCCGCGACGGAGCCCGCCGAGGCCGTCTGGCCCGGCACCGGCCTGGCCGCCCTGCCGCTGTTCGGCAGGGATCGCGGCATCGGTGCGCTGACCGTGCTGATGGGCGACGCCGGGGAGCCCAGCCCCGAGCAGTGGGACTTCCTCCGGGCCGTCGTCACCTGGGCCGAGGAGCGCATGATCCAGGCACCGCCGCCGTCCGGGCCCTCGCACACGGAGTTGAACAGGGACCATCTGCGGGAGGCGCTGAAGGAGGTCAGCGTCGGATCGTGGGACTGGGACATCCGGACCGGCGAGCTGATCTGGGACGCGGCGGCCCTGGAGCTCTACGGCACCCTGCCGGCGGACTTCACCGGCAGGATCGAGAACTGGATGCGGATCGTCCACCCCGACGACCTGGCACCGACCCTCGCGGCGGCGGAACGGGCGATCCGGGACCACGGTGTGTTCGAGGCCGAGTACCGGGTGCGCAAACGGGACGGCACCTGGGGCTGGACCCAGACCCGCGCCGGAGCCACGTACGACGAGAACGGCGAACCGGTCCGGATGGGCGGCCTCGGATGGAACAGCGACGAGTCCCGCTCCGCCCGTGACTCGCTCAGCCGGGCCCTGCGCCACATGAGCGACGGCTTCCTGGCCGTGGACGACGAGTGGCGGATCACCTTCGCCAACCTGGAAGCCGAACGCACGCTGGGTTTCTCCGAGGAGGAGCTGTTCGGGCGTGTCCTGTGGGACCTGCCCGCCGCACGGCAGGTTCCCGGACTGGAGAGCCAGTGCCGGAAGGCCGCCGCCGAGGAGAAACCCGCCAGCTTCGACGTGCGCATGCAGGACAGCGGGCGCCGCTACCAGGTGCGCCTCGTCCCGGGACCAGACGGCCGCACCCTCTACTTCACCGATGTCACCGAGAAACGGCGTATGGAGGAGGAACGCCTGGCGGCCGAGCTCGCCGCGTCCACACGATCGGCCCGGATCAGCGAGCTGACCACCGCGCTCGCCAAGGCGACGACCTCACGCGACGTGGTGGACGCCGTCGCCCACCGGGTGCTGCCCCCGTTCGCGGCGACCGGACTCCTGGTCCAGGCCGTCGAGGACGACCTGCTCCGCAACGTCGGGGCCGTCGGGTACCCGGCCGACTTCCTCGCCCTCCTCGACAACCGTCCCCGGGCGCCCGGGGACCCGTCCTGGGACGCGATCGCGTCCGGCCGGCCTCTCTTCCTGGCCTCGCTGCAGGAGCTGACCGAGCACGCGCCCTTGCTGGCCCACCGGGCCGACCGCACCGACAAGCAGGCGTGGGCGTTCCTGCCGCTGACGGCGTCCGGTCACACGTTCGGAGTGTGTGTCCTTTCCTTCGACCGGCCACGGCGCCTCACCCACGAGGAACGCACCCTCCTGGCGACCATCAGCGCGCTCGTCGCCCAGGCCCTGGAGCGGGCCCGGCTCTACGACGCCGAGCACATCCGCTCCCGTGAGCTCCAGCGCAGTCTCCTCCCCCAGGCCCTGCCCAGCCTGCCCGCGTGCACGGCCGCCGCCCGCTATCTCCCCGCCGGACAGGGCATGGACGTGGGCGGCGACTGGTACGACGTCATCCCGCTCTCCGGGGGCCAGGTCGCCCTCGTCGTCGGCGACGTCATGGGCCACGGCCTTCCCGAGGCGGCCACCATGGGGCGGCTGCGCACCGCCGTGCACACCCTGGCCGACCTCGAGCTGCCCCCCGACGAGATCATGAGCCGCCTCAACGACATCGTCGGCGGCATGGGCGAGGGGTCGTACGTCACCTGTCTGTACGCGCTGTACGACTCCACCACCCAGATCTGCTCCATCGCCCGTGCCGGGCACCCGCCGCCCGCGTTGGTCCACCCCGACGGCACCGTGCTCTTCCCGGAGCTCGCCACCGATCCGCCACTGGGCGCGGCGGAGCCGCCGTTCGAGACGGTCGAGCTGCCGGTGCCCGAGGGGAGCCTGCTCGTGCTCTACACCGACGGTCTGGTCGAGTCGGCGAAGCGCGACATCGACGAGGGCATGGCGGATCTCGCCGAACTGCTCCGCACGGTCCGCAGGAACGGCACCGACACGGACCTCGACCAGCTCTGCGACATCCTGACGGCCGGCCTGCTGCCCGCCGAGCACCAGGCGGCCGACGACGCGGCGGTGCTCGTGGCCCGCCTGCACGCCCTGACCAGCGACCGGATGGCCTCCTGGCCCCTCCCCGAGGACCCGCGGGCGGCCGGCCAGGCCCGTCGGCATGTCCGGGAGCAGCTCACCCGCTGGGGGCTGGACAGCCTGACACCCACCACGGAGCTCCTCGCCAGCGAGCTGGTGGGCAACGTCGTACGCCATGCCAAGGGTCCGCTCCGTCTGCGTCTGCTCCGCAGTGCCGGGCTGATCTGCGAGGTCTTCGACGGCAGCCTGACGATGCCACGCATCCGTCGCGCGACCGACACCGACGAAGGAGGGCGCGGCCTGCAACTGATCACCGCGCTCTCCCAGCGCTGGGGCACGCGCTACACGCCGACGGGTAAGTGCATCTGGACCGAACAGCCGCTGCTCGGCCCGGACGGTCAGAAGGACGTGCCGCCCGAGGCCCTGGACCGGATGTTCCCGAGCGCCGAGGGATTCGACGCGGACCTGGACACGCTCCTGCTGGAGGAGTCCGACGAGTAG
- a CDS encoding YafY family protein, with protein MPKTSARLLTLLSLLQARRDWPGQSLAERLEVSPRTVRRDVDRLRELGYPVAATKGPDGGYRLDAGTELPPLLFDDDQAVALAVALQTVGTTGAGIEEAAVRALNTVRQVMPARLRHRVDALRVTAVERAGTGPDTGADARVLGTLGAAVQAREVLRFDYTRASAPGAAGADVIAAGPRRAEPHHLVTWGGRWYLVAWDLDRDDWRTFRVDRITPRTPTGPRFTPRELPGGEVSAFVAGRFQGSDGSGGRPCTGEVILGLPASVVSTYTRDGVVEELGPERCRLVLGAWSWPGLAATLGRFDADIQVVGPDELRDAFALLARRCAAAATNGSAGAAPPTTSR; from the coding sequence ATGCCGAAGACCTCAGCGCGACTGCTGACCCTGCTGTCCCTGCTTCAGGCACGCCGCGACTGGCCGGGGCAGTCGCTGGCCGAGCGGCTGGAGGTCAGCCCGCGCACCGTGCGCCGCGACGTCGACCGCCTGCGCGAGCTCGGTTACCCCGTAGCGGCCACGAAGGGTCCCGACGGGGGCTACCGCCTCGACGCCGGTACGGAGCTGCCGCCGCTGCTGTTCGACGACGACCAGGCCGTCGCACTCGCCGTCGCGCTCCAGACCGTCGGCACGACCGGTGCCGGAATCGAGGAGGCCGCGGTGCGCGCGCTGAACACCGTCCGGCAGGTCATGCCCGCACGGCTGAGGCATCGCGTCGACGCCCTCCGGGTCACCGCCGTCGAGCGCGCGGGGACCGGGCCGGACACGGGGGCCGACGCCCGGGTGCTCGGGACGCTCGGCGCGGCCGTCCAGGCCCGCGAGGTGCTGCGCTTCGACTACACCCGGGCTTCCGCACCGGGAGCTGCCGGGGCCGATGTCATTGCGGCCGGGCCGCGCCGGGCGGAACCCCACCACCTCGTCACCTGGGGCGGACGCTGGTACCTCGTCGCCTGGGACCTCGACCGCGACGACTGGCGTACCTTCCGCGTGGACCGGATCACCCCGCGCACACCCACGGGGCCCCGCTTCACCCCGCGGGAACTGCCCGGAGGGGAGGTGAGCGCCTTCGTCGCCGGCCGCTTCCAGGGCTCCGACGGCTCCGGCGGCCGGCCCTGCACCGGCGAGGTGATCCTCGGCCTGCCCGCGTCCGTCGTGTCCACCTACACGCGTGACGGAGTCGTCGAGGAACTCGGCCCCGAGCGCTGCCGGCTCGTCCTGGGCGCGTGGTCATGGCCCGGACTTGCCGCCACCCTCGGCAGGTTCGACGCCGACATCCAGGTCGTCGGGCCGGACGAGCTCAGGGACGCCTTCGCGCTCCTGGCCCGCCGCTGTGCCGCCGCCGCGACGAACGGATCCGCCGGGGCCGCGCCGCCGACGACCAGCCGGTGA
- a CDS encoding DinB family protein, protein MTVTTTPSTNLDGERADLLAELATVRAALTNTTRGLDDEQAGERPTVSALCLGGLIKHVASIEDAWMRFAVEGPSAMRHDLPEGVTWADLAAGTAREFPQWAIDHQNNFLMLPGETLADIVRGYEQVAARTERTVASVPDLSAAHPLPEAPWHEPGAVRSVRRVLMHVIAETAQHAGHADILRETLDGQKST, encoded by the coding sequence GTGACCGTCACGACCACCCCCTCCACAAACCTCGACGGCGAGCGGGCCGACCTGCTCGCCGAACTCGCGACCGTGCGCGCCGCCTTGACAAACACGACGCGCGGTCTCGACGACGAGCAAGCTGGCGAGCGGCCGACGGTCAGCGCGCTGTGCCTGGGCGGCCTGATCAAGCACGTCGCGTCCATCGAGGACGCGTGGATGCGGTTCGCGGTCGAGGGCCCCTCGGCGATGCGTCACGACCTGCCCGAGGGTGTCACCTGGGCCGACCTCGCGGCCGGAACCGCTCGTGAGTTCCCGCAGTGGGCGATCGACCACCAGAACAACTTCCTGATGCTGCCCGGCGAGACGCTGGCCGACATCGTCCGGGGCTACGAGCAGGTCGCCGCCCGGACCGAGCGGACCGTCGCCTCCGTGCCCGACCTGTCGGCGGCGCACCCGCTGCCGGAGGCGCCCTGGCACGAGCCGGGAGCGGTGCGGAGTGTGCGCCGCGTGCTGATGCACGTCATCGCGGAGACCGCCCAGCACGCCGGGCACGCGGACATCCTGCGCGAGACGCTCGACGGACAGAAGTCGACCTGA